The Dioscorea cayenensis subsp. rotundata cultivar TDr96_F1 chromosome 19, TDr96_F1_v2_PseudoChromosome.rev07_lg8_w22 25.fasta, whole genome shotgun sequence genome includes a window with the following:
- the LOC120283512 gene encoding probable calcium-binding protein CML27, which translates to MEIPTAMEKPALKIKPLPSFRLRTSSLNTLRLRRIFDLFDGNGDGEITTAELCAALDRLGLGADPTEIGTLVKAHAPAGRTGLDFPAFESLHRALGDELLGVAEEGEKEAEAEEDMEEAFRVFDEDGDGFISARELQAVLGKLGFVEGRSLQTVHEMICSVDRNSDGMVDFGEFKSMMRGIAVAVPGA; encoded by the coding sequence ATGGAGATCCCAACAGCAATGGAGAAACCCGCGCTGAAGATCAAGCCCTTGCCGTCGTTCCGCCTCCGCACGTCCAGCCTCAACACCCTGCGCCTCCGCCGCATCTTCGACCTCTTCGATGGAAACGGGGATGGTGAGATCACGACGGCGGAGCTCTGCGCCGCGCTCGATCGCCTCGGCCTCGGTGCTGATCCGACAGAGATCGGCACCCTAGTGAAAGCGCACGCCCCCGCCGGCCGTACCGGGCTGGATTTCCCGGCGTTTGAGTCGCTGCACCGAGCCCTAGGCGATGAGTTACTCGGTGTGGCGGAGGAGGGGGAGAAGGAGGCGGAAGCGGAGGAGGACATGGAAGAGGCGTTCAGAGTGTTTGATGAGGATGGGGATGGGTTCATCTCGGCAAGGGAGCTGCAGGCAGTGCTGGGGAAATTAGGGTTTGTGGAGGGGCGGAGCTTGCAGACGGTTCACGAGATGATATGCTCCGTCGATCGGAACAGTGATGGCATGGTGGATTTCGGGGAGTTCAAGAGCATGATGCGTGGCATCGCCGTCGCCGTTCCCGGTGCCTAA